The nucleotide sequence AGACCGGCATTATGTAAAACACCGTCAAGCTTGCCGAACTGTTGTTCAATGGTATCGGCCATACCAAGGTAGTGCTCCTGTGTTGCACCCATCATATCCAGAGGAATAATAGCTGGCTGAGCATAACCTCTGGCCTCGATTTCATCATAAGTTCTTTCAAGCTTTTCAACGGTTCTGCCAAGTAAGATAACGGTGGCGCCATACTCGGCAAAGCTAAGGGCAGCTTGTTTTCCGATGCCGTCACCGGCTCCGGTGACTAAAATGACTTTGTTCTTAAGTGCTGATTTTGAAACTGAATAATCCACTTTCGTATTCCTGCTCACATATTTAATCGCTGTTAATGCCTATATTGGCAGTAGTTTGATTTAGTTCAAGAACACAATACATAAAATCAGCGAACCCGGCAGATCAGATAAAAATCTTTGTCGGTCAGTCCACTATTTTGTTATAAATATATCTGGCATATGCCAATAATTATCCAGATTGGCGAAAACATATCTTTCACATAAAAAGACTGAAAAGTCATTACGCAAGTCGTATATTAGTATTTATTGATATATATGTTGAAAAATTAACTCAAAAGCGAAGAGCTTAGGGATCAGAAATATGAAAAGAATTGTTGTCATTGGCGGCTCAGCCGCTGGTCCGAAGACTGCAGCAAAGGCTAGAAGGCTAGATGAAAATGCAGAGATCATTCTGTTACAGAAAGATAAAGATCTTTCCATGGCGTCGTGCGGTTATCCGTATTATGTCGGCGGTGTATTTGATGACAGAAATGATTTGATTAGTACTCCGGCTGGCGTAGTTCGTGACCCTAAATTCTTCCTGAATGCAAAAGGCATTGACGCCAGAACAGAAATGGAAGTGATTTCTGTTGATGCGAAAGAGCAGAAAGTGGATGTAAAAGATCTGAAGACGGGTGAAGTTGAGAGCATCGAATACGACAAACTGATGATGTGTACCGGTGCAAGACCATTTGTGCCGCCTATTCCGGGTACCGATCTTAAGGGAATCACAACCCTTCAGTCGATGAAAGATGCTGATTATCTGCGCAAAATCCGTGACGACAAAGAAATTAAAAAAGCCGTTGTTATCGGTGGTGGCCTGATCGGTATTGAAACCTGTGAAGCTCTGCAGCTTGCCGGTATTGAGATCACGGTTGTTGAACTGGCACCTCAGCTACTGAACTTCCTGGACTGGAAGATGGCTAAGCTGGTTGAAAACCACGTTAAGGCGAAAGGCGCTAACGTGATGACAGACAATGGTGTTGCGGCATTCCTTGGTGAAGAGGGCAAACTGACCGGAGTTAAGCTGGCAAATGGCACTGAGCTGCCGTGTGAACTGGCTGTTGTCGCTATCGGTGTTCGCCCGAACTCAGAACTGGCAAAAGAAGCGGGTCTTGAGATCGGTGAGACCGGCGGTATTGTGGTTGATGAGTTTATGCAGACTTCCGATCCAAACATCTACGCTGCGGGTGACTGTGTTGAGTCGGTAAGCATGATTACCGGCAAGAAAGTTCATGCGCCAATGGGAGACCTGGCAAACCTTCAGGGACGTGTTGCCGGTGAAAATATCATTATGGGCAATAGCGTTACTTTCCCTGGTGTATTGCAGACTGGTATCTGTAAGGTGTTTGATTTCTCAGCAGGTTCTACCGGCCTTTCTGAAGAAGCTGCACTGAAGCAGGGATATGAGATTGAAACTGTCGTTAATGCCAGCCCGGATAAGCCTGGATTTATGGGCGCGAACCTTCTGGTAAGCAAAATGGTTGTTGATAAGAAAACCCAGAAAGTACTGGGCTATCAGTCGGTAGGTCCTGGTGATGTCAGCAAGCAGATTGCAACGGCAACTATGGCTCTGAATGCAGGTTTCACCGTTGAAAACCTGATTAATCTGGATATGCCTTATGCGCCACCTTTCTCACTGGCTATTGACCACTTTATTGCCACTGCTCACCTGATGCAGAACAAGCTGAAAGGCCGTCTGAAGGGCATTTCGGTTCGTGAGGTTAAAGCGAAACTGGATGATCCTAATGCTGAGAAGCCGTTCTTCCTTGATGCTCGTGGCCCGGATGAGTTTGAAATGATGCGCCTTGGTATCGGCGAGACTCTAATCCCGCTTGGTGCTTTAAGAAAACGCCTGGATGAACTGCCGCAAGATAAAGACAGAGAGATTATCTGTTTCTGTAAGATTTCGCTGCGCGGTTATGAGGCTTCACTTGTCCTTCAGGCCAATGGCTGGAAGAACGTTAAAGTGATGGAAGGCGGTATCATGGCCTGGCCTTATCCAAGAGAGAAGTAACGCTACTTCTTAGAAACGTATAGAAAATGAGCTTCTGACCGTGTCAGGGCTCATTTTTTTATTTCTGGAAACCAAAGGTTCTGTGCATGGGTTTTAATCTTGGTTATTATGGCGAACTTATGACGGCTTTATGACAAGCCCAAAGTATTGAGGATATTAGATTGGAATTTCTGTTGGAGTACGGTCTGTTTTTGGCCAAAGTTGCCACGTTTGTAATAGCAATTATCGCTGTTCTTGTGGTTGCCAAATTAGTAAACGGTAAAACTGGCGGTTCAAAAGGTGAGTTGGAAATTACCAACCTGACCGAGCAGCATAAAAACACTATTGAGGTGATGGAGCATCATCTTCATGACGGCACCTTTATCAAAGAGCGCGATAAAGTTGAAAGAAAAGCGGATAAAGAAAAAGCGAAGACCAGAAACAAAGAAGTGAAAAAGGCGGCAAAGGAAGGGCATCTGGAAACAACCCGCGAGCCTCATCTGTTTGTGCTGGACTTTAACGGCAGTATCGATGCTAAAGAAGTGGCTTCTCTGCGAGAAGAAGTAACTGCGATTCTCGCTGTTGCCAGAGAAGGCGATGAAGTTCTGCTGCGCCTTGAGTCAGGCGGTGGTATGGTACACGGCTATGGTCTGGCATCGTCACAGCTGGACAGAATTAAAGCGGCAAGCCTGCCTCTGACTATCTCAGTGGACAAAGTAGCAGCAAGTGGCGGCTATATGATGGCCTGTATCGCTGACAAGATTGTTTCAGCGCCGTTTGCCATTGTTGGCTCTATTGGCGTAATCGCCCAGCTACCAAACTTCAACAAGCTGCTGAAAAGGCATGATATCGAGTTTGAACAGCTAACAGCCGGTGAATACAAACGAACTCTGACCATGTTTGGTGAAAACACGGACAAAGCCCGTGACAAGTTCAAAGAAGAACTGGAAGAGACCCACGTGCTGTTTAAAGACTTTATCCGTGAACGCAGACCAGAGTTGGATCTGGAAAAAGTCGCAACAGGTGAACACTGGTTCGGCACCAAAGCCCATGAGCTGGGACTGGTGGATGAAATCAGCACTTCAGACGACTTGGTTGTAGAAGCCTGCAAAGATAAAACCGTACTTTCTATCCGCTATGTGCAGAAGAAGAAAATGGCAGACCGTTTAGCGAAGATTGGCGGGGATGCGGCGGATAATCTTCTTATGAAGTGGTTGCAAAGGGGGCAGAGGCCTATTGTTTAAAGAAGGCCCTGGGCCCTGGGAACGGACTTCGTCCTACAGGTCCTGGGTAACCGGGTGATAAATTTTATTTCTGAAACTAAAAGTTATATTTTTCAGTTGTTTGTTGTTATTTTGGAATGAAATGAAACAACTTCCGCTCCTCTTCCCAGGGCCCAGGGCCTAGAAACCCAGGGCCCTAATTAATTTTCCCTCGCCCTTCCCCCCGTTTCCCCCTATAATATGCCGCCGATAAAAGCAGCCCTATAATTAACCTTGTCTATTAATTGGACTGCTACAAACTAAAATCTGTGGAGAAACAAATGTCCTCAAATACTCCGGTTGTGACCGTAGATGGACCGAGTGGTGCCGGTAAAGGCACTTTATGCATGCTGTTGGCAGAAAAATTAGGCTTTCATTTACTTGATTCCGGTGCTATCTACCGGGTGCTTGCACTGGCTGCAATTCACCATGGTGTAGACACAGAGTCTGAAGATGCACTTGTGCCTCTTGCGACTCATCTGGATGTTCAGTTTATCGCAGAGGGTGATCTGGTTAAGGTTATTCTTGAAGGCGAGGATGTATCCGGTGAACTTCGCAAAGAAGAAACGGGCAATGCGGCCTCAAAAGTAGCTGCGCTTCCTCGTGTAAGAGAAGCTTTGCTGCGCCGTCAGCGTGCTTTTGCAACTGAGCCGGGTCTTGTTGCCGATGGCCGCGACATGGGAACAGTGGTATTTCCACAGGCAGAAGCTAAAATTTTCTTAGATGCAAGTGCGCAGGAGCGAGCAAATAGACGCCTTAAGCAGTTGCAAGACAAGGGGTTAAGTGTTAAATTTGACCACCTTTTACGCGAGATCCAAGAGCGTGATGACCGCGACCGCAACCGTGCGGTGGCTCCGTTACGTCCTGCGGATGACGCGTTAGTGCTTGATTCTACATCACTTTCTATTGAAGAAGTGGTAGCAAAAGCACTGGAATATATCGAATCTAAATTGTCTCAGTAAGAGGCAATAGGAGGTCGGTCGCATGGAAGAAGACTGGCTAATTTATCAACCCCACGAGGTAGGAAACCCGTGGAAGTTTAATTATTGAAGATTAAATTAATGACTGAATCTTTCGCTCAACTCTTTGAAGAGTCTCTAAACGAACTAGAATTCCGCCCTGGCAACATTGTTAAGGGTACTGTAGTAGCAATCGAGAACGGTTTCGTTCTTGTTGATGCTGGCCTTAAGTCTGAGTCTGCAATCCCTGCAGAGCAGTTCAAGAACGCAGCTGGCGAACTTGAAGTAGAAGTTGGTTCTGAAATCGACGTTGCTCTTGACGCTGTAGAAGACGGCTTTGGTGAAACTCAGCTTTCTCGTGAGAAAGCGAAGCGCCACGAAGCTTGGATTGTTCTTGAGAAAGCATATGAAGAAGCTGAAACTGTTGTTGGTATCATCAACGGTAAAGTTAAAGGTGGTTTCACTGTAGAACTTAACGGCATCCGTGCGTTCCTACCTGGTTCACTAGTAGACGTTCGTCCAATCCGTGACACTGCTCACCTGGAAAACAAAGAGCTAGAGTTCAAAGTAATCAAGCTAGACCAGAAGCGTAACAACGTAGTTGTTTCTCGTCGTGCTGTTATCGAATCTGAAAACAGCGTTGAGCGTGACGAACTTCTTGAAACTCTACAAGAAGGCAGCGAAGTTAAAGGTATCGTTAAGAACCTTACTGACTACGGTGCATTCGTTGATCTTGGCGGCGTTGACGGCCTTCTACACATCACTGATATGGCTTGGAAGCGTGTTAAGCACCCATCTGAGATCGTTAACGTTGGTGACGAGATCCTTGTTAAAGTTCTTAAGTTCGACCGTGAGCGTACTCGCGTATCACTAGGTCTTAAGCAGCTAGGTGAAGATCCATGGGTAGCAATCGCTAAGCGTTACCCAGAAGGTCACAAGCTAACTGGTCGCGTTACAAACCTAACTGACTACGGTTGCTTCGTTGAAATCGAAGAAGGCGTTGAAGGTCTTGTACACGTTTCTGAAATGGACTGGACTAACAAGAACATCCACCCATCTAAAGTTGTTAACGTTGGCGACGAAGCTGAAGTTATGGTTCTTGAGATCGACGAAGAACGTCGTCGTATTTCTCTTGGTCTTAAGCAGTGTAAAGCTAACCCATGGCAGTCTTTCGCTGAAGCTCAGGCTAAAGGCGACAAAGTTACTGGTAAGATCAAGTCTATCACTGACTTCGGTATCTTCATCGGTCTTGAAGGCGGCATCGATGGTCTTGTACACCTGTCTGACATCTCTTGGAACGTTCCAGGTGAAGAAGCAGTACGTGAGTACAAGAAAGGCGACGAAATCTCAGCTGTTGTTCTTGCAGTAGACGCAGAGCGTGAGCGTATTTCTCTTGGCGTTAAGCAAATGGAAAACGACCCGTTCAACGCATTTGTTGCTGATAACAAGAAAGGTGTTCTAGTTAACGGTACTGTAACTGCAGTTGACGCAAAAGGTGCTACAATTGAAATTGTAGAGGGCGTTGAAGGTTACATCCGTGTATCTGAAGTATCACGTGACCGTGTTGAAGATGCATCTCTAATCCTAAGCGCTGGTGACAGTGTTGAAGCGAAGTTCACAGGTGTTGACCGTAAGAACCGCGTAATCAACCTATCTATCAAAGCTAAGGATGAAGCTGAAGAGCAAGAAGCAATGGCTTCACTGAACAAGCAAGATGAAGGCGCGTTCGGTAATGCTATGGCTGATGCATTCAAGGCTGCTAAAGGCGAATAATCGTACTGAGGGAGCCTGACATGTGACGGCTCCCTTTTTCGATAATAACCTTATGGATACCCAAGCTTTTGGATAACATAGTAATGAGGGGAAATATGACTAAGTCTGAACTTATTGAAAGACTCTGTGCTGAGCAAACTCACCTTTCTGCTAAAGAAGTTGAAGATGCAGTTAAGGATATTTTGGAGCATATGGCTTCTACCTTAGAAAGTGGCGACAGAATTGAAATTCGTGGTTTTGGTAGCTTCTCATTGCACTTCCGTGAGCCTCGTGTGGGACGCAATCCTAAGACGGGGGAAAAGGTTGAACTTGATGGTAAATATGTACCTCATTTCAAACCTGGTAAAGAGCTTCGTGAACGCGTAGATATTTACAGTTAATACTCACCTGTAAGGGTATAGAAAAAGCGGCATATTTCGGTATGCCGCTTTTTTATGCCATGAAATAGAAGTTTGCCGTGGTTTGTAAAGTCGAATTGCTGCATAATCAGAGGTCAGCAAAAGTCAGGGAGTTATAAACGATGAAGATTATAAAAGCTATTCTTGTTATTGCGCTTTTTTTGGTTGCACTGGCATTAGGCGCTCAGAATCAGGAAGTTGTGAGCTTTAACTACTTACTGGCAAAAGGTGAGTTCCATCTGTCGACCTTGTTAGGCGTTGTTTTTGTTGCTGGTTTTGTGTTGGCCTGGCTGATTTTCGGAACCATTCAGGTTAAATCACAACTGAAAATTAAAAGACTGACCCGTCAGCTAAAGAAGCAGGCAGCAACGCTTCCTGCAGAGACCAAAGCCTAAGCTTAGAGGGTTATGATATAAATGCTTGAGCTACTCTTCTTGTTGTTACCTATTGCCGCCGCCTATGGCTGGTATATGGGTAACCGTAGTGCAAGACAGGACAGGCAGGAGCAGTCTCATCAGATTTCCCGTCAGTATGTGACGGGTCTTAACCTTCTGTTATCCGACCAATCGGATAAAGCAGTCGATCATTTCATAGAACTTCTTCAGGTAGATAACGAAACCATAGATACCCACCTCGCACTGGGTAACCTGTTCCGCTCCAGAGGAGAAGTTGACCGCGCGATACGAATCCACCAGAACCTGATTTCCAGACAGGGTTTAACCGTAGATCAGAAAAACATTGCCCTGCAGCAACTGGCAAAAGACTATATGGTCTCAGGCTTTCTGGACAGGGCCGAAAAAATATTTGAGCAGCTTGTGGAAGAGCCTTCGCACAAAGAAGCTGCGTTGACTCAACTTGTCTCTATTTACCAGCAAACGAAAGAGTGGAGTAAAGCCATCTACTATGGCAACGCTTTAGTTAAGCTGGGACGCAAACGTATGCGGGTAAATATCGCCCACTTTTGGTGCGAGCTGGCGATGCAGGAGCAGGCCAACGAAAATACGACGAAAGCGATACAGTATTTCAAGCGGGCGCTGTCTGAAGATCCAAAGTGTGTTCGGGCCAGCATATCGCTTGGTAAGCTCTATCTGGAACATGAAGACTACAAGAATACCATCGCATTTATGGAAATGGTGTTGGATCAGGATATCGATTTTGTGGGCGAAGTGCTGCCTGTTTTGGCCGAGTGTTACTATCATCTTGGACGGGAACAGGATCTTGTCGAATTCTTAAGAGCCTGTATCGAGAGAAATGCAGGTGTGTCAGCAGAGCTTATGCTCGCGCAGCAGGTTGCCCACCATGAGGGTGTCGCTGCCGCACAGACCCTCCTGACCCGACAGTTATTAAAGAACCCAACCATGAAAGGCTTCCACCGCCTGATGGATTACCACCTGGCTGAAGCGGAAGAGGGAAGGGCGAAAGACAGCCTTTCCACACTACAGGCTCTGGTTGGGGAACAGATTAAAGTAAAACACCACCATCGCTGCAGAAAGTGCGGATTTTCAACCCATTCTCTTTACTGGCATTGTCCGTCTTGTAAGGGGTGGGGGACGATTAAGCCTATTCGCGGACTTGATGGGGAATAGAAGGCCCTGGGCCCTGGGTTCGGTCGCTCCGCTCCCTTCTGGGCTCTGGGAAGGTTATACAGATTTTATAATTGGAGCAATGTCCTAGGGCCTAGCAGGGCAAAGCCCGTCCCAGGACCCCAAAACCGGAGATTTAAATGTTGGATCAAAAAGTAATAGTTGCACTGGATTATGATAATCAGGCAGATGCCCTAGCGTTTGTTGACAGGATAGATCCAGCATCATGCCGTCTTAAAGTAGGCAAAGAGATGTTTACTCTGTTTGGTCCTGAGTTTGTGAAAGAGCTGCACAAGCGCGGTTTCTCTGTGTTCCTGGACCTTAAGTTTCATGATATTCCTAACACCTGTTCAAAAGCGGTGAGAGCTGCAGCTGAGCTGGGAGTATGGATGGTGAACGTTCACGCCAGCGGTGGTGAGCGTATGATGAGTGCATCCAGAGAGATCCTCGAACCTTATGGTAAAGATCGCCCGCTATTGATTGGCGTGACGGTACTGACCAGCATGGAGCAAAGTGACCTTGCCGGAATCGGTCTTGATATCGAGCCACAAAAGCAGGTGATGCGCTTAGCCACACTAACAAAGAACAGCGGCCTGGACGGCGTAGTCTGTTCAGCTCAGGAAGCTTCTATGCTGAAATCTGAGCTAGGTAAAGAGTTCAAACTGGTTACTCCGGGAATTCGCCCGGCAGGCAGTGCTGTTGGCGATCAGAAGCGTATTATGACACCACCACAGGCGATTGAAGCGGGTTCGGATTATCTGGTTATAGGACGCCCGATAACGCAGGCTGAGGATCCGGCGGGGGTGTTGGCGGAGATTAATAAGTCTCTTTAATGGCCCTACCCTAGGCCCTGGGACGGGCTCCGCCCTACTGGGCCCTAGGAAGTAGCCTGGCAGCCAAGTTAAAGGTATAAAAAAAGCTCTGCATTTCCGCAGAGCTTTTTTGTATTCTCTTCCCAGGATCCAGCAGAGAGCGAAGCGAACGCTCCAAGGGCCCAGGCCAAAATCACCACTTCTTCTTCTCGCCAAACAACGCTTCCATATCGTTGTTGCGTTCCTGCTCTTCCATCGCCATCAGCTCTTCTGCATTCTGGTCTTTCTTGTTCTTATCCAGCTCATCAAGCATGGCCTGAAGTTTTTCTCTGGCCTGGTTGGAGTAAGAGTCGTTTTTGGATGAAAGTACGTCAATACCTTTACGCAGCAACTGCTTTGCTGTGCCGGACTGATTACGCAGCACAGCTTCTCTTGAACGTTTAATCACGTTTTCAATATTGATTCGGATCTGAATGGTTTCCAGACGGGCATTTTCCGTAACATAAGACTGAGTATTGAAACGGCCTTTATTATGTTCGCTTCGGATGGTATCTCTCAGGCGTTTCACCAGCTTAAGCATAAGAATTGCCTGCTTATCACTGCTTGGAACTTTAAATGAAGTGCTCTCGGCGCCAGCATAGTTTTCCTTTAGCTGCTGGATCTGGTTCTTCATATTTTCGATTCGCTGCGCAAGCTGGCGGTTTTTTGGATCCAGCTCATGCATATTTGTCAGAGCATCTAAAATGCGCTGGTTCAGGCAGACTAAAAGCTCCTGACTGAAAGGAAGATGGTGTGCGTTGCCGATCAGATCTTCGGTTGCATCAATGATGGCAATGAATCGGGCAGATTCCTGTTTTTTGGCTGCTTCTACTTTACTGTTGTACTGAAGCATCACGTTGTAGCCAATGATCATGACGAGAAGAACGGCTACAAGAATAATAATTAAACCAATATTCATAAATTTACATCTATATCAATAGCGACACTTGAGTTGCGAAATAGCATACACGAATCTTTTACTACCCGACAGTCTATTATCCGGGGTCTCACTTATAATTGTAATTAAACCAGTAAAATATGCGCACTAGATTACAAAAAATTCATCGAAAAAAGAAGAAGTCTACTAATTTCATGTCCCTTAAGGTTTTTACTGTCAATTTATTCATTTTAGCGTTATAACTAAATATTATATCTCGCAGCTAAAATGGAATACGGTACCTGAGATGAAATTGCAGCAACTGAAGTACATCGTTGAAGTAGTGAATCATAACCTGAATGTATCGGCAACGGCAGAAAGTCTGTATACCTCCCAGCCAGGAATCAGTAAGCAGGTTCGTCTGCTTGAAGATGAACTGGGTGTTCAGATTTTTGAGCGAAGCGGAAAGCATCTGACCCAGGTGACGGTTGCAGGTGAAGATATTGTCCGGATTTCACGGGAGATTCTCTCCAGAGTAGAAAGCATAAAAGCGGTAGCGGGTGAGCATACCAACCCGGAAATGGGCAGCCTGAACATATCTACAACCCACACGCAGGCCCGTTATGCGCTTCCTGAAGTCATCAAAGGCTTTACAGCGAGATATCCAAAGGTTTCTCTGCATATGCACCAGGGCACGCCAAGTCAGATGTCAGAGGCGATTGCAAAGGGAACCGCCAATTTTGCCATTGCCACTGAAGCGCTGCATCTTTACCAGGACGCAATCATGCTGCCTTGTTATCACTGGAACCGCTCAATCGTGGTGACTAAAGATCACCCGCTGGCTAAAAAAGCTCAGATCACTATCAATGATCTTGCTGCCTATCCTCTGGTGACTTATGTATTTGGCTTTACCGGCCGTTCTGAGCTGGACAGTGCATTTAATACAGCCGGTCTGACACCAAGAATCGTCTTCACTGCCACGGATGCTGATGTTATCAAGACTTATGTCCGAATGGGAATCGGTGTTGGTGTGATTGCCAGTATGGCCATTGATAAGCAGCAGGACTCCGACTTGCATGTGATTGATGCAAGCCATATTTTCGGCTCAAGTACCACAAGTATCGGGTTCAGACGCGGAACCTTCCTTCGCTCTTATATGTTCGACTTTATGGAGCGTTTTGCACCGCACCTGACCAGACCGGTTGTGGAGCAGGCCATCTCTCTTCGCAATAACGTTGAAATTGAAGAGATGTTTAAAGATATCGAATTACCGGTACGTTAAGCCTTTCTCACTAATCTTAGTTCCCCTATAATCCGCTCAGATTACAGGGGAACTTATGCAATCCAGATTTCATCAGCTAGACGCACTTCTTACCAAACATCAGACTCTGTGGCGCTTTGAGCCGTTCCAGCTCAGCGGCCAGAGAGATCTTATTGAAAAAAGATTTCCTTCGGATCTCTGTCGCTGGCTAGATGCGTTATCCATTGAAGATACCATCCGTTTTAAATCAGATAGCCATGCTTTGGCTGAAAACCTTGTTTCTGTTATCCCCGATGTTAAGAGCCTGGAAGCTCTGTGTGAACTGCCTGATGAAACTCAGATTAATCTGGATTTGCCCAGAGGTTTAGAGTCGGGTATTCCCGGCAGAAAAGTTGCCCAGATAGTGTCTATCAGCAACTATGTTCTGGCTCACCATAAAAGCCCGGAATGGCTTGAATGGTGCTCAGGAAAAGGCTACTTAGGTCGTATCCTTGCTCAGCAGTCCGGTCAGCCGGTTACCAGCCTGGAATGGCAGGAGAGCCTGTGCGAAGCGGGGCAAAAAGAAGCCGACTCCAGAAAGCTCCCTATGAAATTTGTCCAGGGAGATGCGTTTTCGGACCAGGCAAAGCAGTTATTCCAGCAAAAACAACATGCCGTCGCCCTGCATGCTTGCGGAGACCTGCATGTTCAGCTGATTAAAAATGCCGTAGAGAAACACTTAAGCGAAGTGACGTTTTCCCCCTGCTGCTACCATCTGATAAGAGATGAAAATTACCAACCGCTATCAGAAGCAGCAAAAAGTTCGAAGTTAACCCTGAGTAAGAATGAGCTGAGAATTCCCTTGCAGGAAACTGTCACCGGCGGAGAGCGCGTTAAAAAGCATCGTCAGTCAGAAATGAGTTACCGCCTGGGGCTGGATCTGCTGCTGAAAGCAGAAACCGAGCACAAAGAATATATAACTATCCCCAGCATCAAAAAATCCGAGCTGGCCAACGGATTTGAATACTTCTGCCGCTGGGCCGCAGATAAAAAAGGCTTTTCCCTGCCGGATACTGATTTTGGTTTCTGGTTTAGCAAAGGCGAAGAACGATTCTGGCAGATGGAAAAACTAAGCCTGATACAACAAATT is from Vibrio sp. JC009 and encodes:
- a CDS encoding lipopolysaccharide assembly protein LapA domain-containing protein, which codes for MKIIKAILVIALFLVALALGAQNQEVVSFNYLLAKGEFHLSTLLGVVFVAGFVLAWLIFGTIQVKSQLKIKRLTRQLKKQAATLPAETKA
- a CDS encoding FAD-dependent oxidoreductase, which produces MKRIVVIGGSAAGPKTAAKARRLDENAEIILLQKDKDLSMASCGYPYYVGGVFDDRNDLISTPAGVVRDPKFFLNAKGIDARTEMEVISVDAKEQKVDVKDLKTGEVESIEYDKLMMCTGARPFVPPIPGTDLKGITTLQSMKDADYLRKIRDDKEIKKAVVIGGGLIGIETCEALQLAGIEITVVELAPQLLNFLDWKMAKLVENHVKAKGANVMTDNGVAAFLGEEGKLTGVKLANGTELPCELAVVAIGVRPNSELAKEAGLEIGETGGIVVDEFMQTSDPNIYAAGDCVESVSMITGKKVHAPMGDLANLQGRVAGENIIMGNSVTFPGVLQTGICKVFDFSAGSTGLSEEAALKQGYEIETVVNASPDKPGFMGANLLVSKMVVDKKTQKVLGYQSVGPGDVSKQIATATMALNAGFTVENLINLDMPYAPPFSLAIDHFIATAHLMQNKLKGRLKGISVREVKAKLDDPNAEKPFFLDARGPDEFEMMRLGIGETLIPLGALRKRLDELPQDKDREIICFCKISLRGYEASLVLQANGWKNVKVMEGGIMAWPYPREK
- the lapB gene encoding lipopolysaccharide assembly protein LapB; this encodes MLELLFLLLPIAAAYGWYMGNRSARQDRQEQSHQISRQYVTGLNLLLSDQSDKAVDHFIELLQVDNETIDTHLALGNLFRSRGEVDRAIRIHQNLISRQGLTVDQKNIALQQLAKDYMVSGFLDRAEKIFEQLVEEPSHKEAALTQLVSIYQQTKEWSKAIYYGNALVKLGRKRMRVNIAHFWCELAMQEQANENTTKAIQYFKRALSEDPKCVRASISLGKLYLEHEDYKNTIAFMEMVLDQDIDFVGEVLPVLAECYYHLGREQDLVEFLRACIERNAGVSAELMLAQQVAHHEGVAAAQTLLTRQLLKNPTMKGFHRLMDYHLAEAEEGRAKDSLSTLQALVGEQIKVKHHHRCRKCGFSTHSLYWHCPSCKGWGTIKPIRGLDGE
- the cmk gene encoding (d)CMP kinase; this translates as MSSNTPVVTVDGPSGAGKGTLCMLLAEKLGFHLLDSGAIYRVLALAAIHHGVDTESEDALVPLATHLDVQFIAEGDLVKVILEGEDVSGELRKEETGNAASKVAALPRVREALLRRQRAFATEPGLVADGRDMGTVVFPQAEAKIFLDASAQERANRRLKQLQDKGLSVKFDHLLREIQERDDRDRNRAVAPLRPADDALVLDSTSLSIEEVVAKALEYIESKLSQ
- the sohB gene encoding protease SohB, with the protein product MEFLLEYGLFLAKVATFVIAIIAVLVVAKLVNGKTGGSKGELEITNLTEQHKNTIEVMEHHLHDGTFIKERDKVERKADKEKAKTRNKEVKKAAKEGHLETTREPHLFVLDFNGSIDAKEVASLREEVTAILAVAREGDEVLLRLESGGGMVHGYGLASSQLDRIKAASLPLTISVDKVAASGGYMMACIADKIVSAPFAIVGSIGVIAQLPNFNKLLKRHDIEFEQLTAGEYKRTLTMFGENTDKARDKFKEELEETHVLFKDFIRERRPELDLEKVATGEHWFGTKAHELGLVDEISTSDDLVVEACKDKTVLSIRYVQKKKMADRLAKIGGDAADNLLMKWLQRGQRPIV
- the ihfB gene encoding integration host factor subunit beta, which gives rise to MRGNMTKSELIERLCAEQTHLSAKEVEDAVKDILEHMASTLESGDRIEIRGFGSFSLHFREPRVGRNPKTGEKVELDGKYVPHFKPGKELRERVDIYS
- a CDS encoding DNA repair protein; this translates as MNIGLIIILVAVLLVMIIGYNVMLQYNSKVEAAKKQESARFIAIIDATEDLIGNAHHLPFSQELLVCLNQRILDALTNMHELDPKNRQLAQRIENMKNQIQQLKENYAGAESTSFKVPSSDKQAILMLKLVKRLRDTIRSEHNKGRFNTQSYVTENARLETIQIRINIENVIKRSREAVLRNQSGTAKQLLRKGIDVLSSKNDSYSNQAREKLQAMLDELDKNKKDQNAEELMAMEEQERNNDMEALFGEKKKW
- the rpsA gene encoding 30S ribosomal protein S1 translates to MTESFAQLFEESLNELEFRPGNIVKGTVVAIENGFVLVDAGLKSESAIPAEQFKNAAGELEVEVGSEIDVALDAVEDGFGETQLSREKAKRHEAWIVLEKAYEEAETVVGIINGKVKGGFTVELNGIRAFLPGSLVDVRPIRDTAHLENKELEFKVIKLDQKRNNVVVSRRAVIESENSVERDELLETLQEGSEVKGIVKNLTDYGAFVDLGGVDGLLHITDMAWKRVKHPSEIVNVGDEILVKVLKFDRERTRVSLGLKQLGEDPWVAIAKRYPEGHKLTGRVTNLTDYGCFVEIEEGVEGLVHVSEMDWTNKNIHPSKVVNVGDEAEVMVLEIDEERRRISLGLKQCKANPWQSFAEAQAKGDKVTGKIKSITDFGIFIGLEGGIDGLVHLSDISWNVPGEEAVREYKKGDEISAVVLAVDAERERISLGVKQMENDPFNAFVADNKKGVLVNGTVTAVDAKGATIEIVEGVEGYIRVSEVSRDRVEDASLILSAGDSVEAKFTGVDRKNRVINLSIKAKDEAEEQEAMASLNKQDEGAFGNAMADAFKAAKGE
- the pyrF gene encoding orotidine-5'-phosphate decarboxylase encodes the protein MLDQKVIVALDYDNQADALAFVDRIDPASCRLKVGKEMFTLFGPEFVKELHKRGFSVFLDLKFHDIPNTCSKAVRAAAELGVWMVNVHASGGERMMSASREILEPYGKDRPLLIGVTVLTSMEQSDLAGIGLDIEPQKQVMRLATLTKNSGLDGVVCSAQEASMLKSELGKEFKLVTPGIRPAGSAVGDQKRIMTPPQAIEAGSDYLVIGRPITQAEDPAGVLAEINKSL